CTCAGCTCGCGGGAGAAAATACTCATTGGCGTCGGCGCTGTTCTGGCCGCCTTGGTAATCGGATATTACGCAATCATTCTGCCCTTTATTAGCGCTTTTGCGTCGGCGGAGCAGCGTTATCAGCAGGCAACGGATGGCCAGGCACGGATTGAAGCGAAAGTGGAAGCGCTGACCGCTCCGGCGGATGGCGCCGTCAAACCGGTCGCCGGACCACTGGATGTTTTTGTCAGTCAAAATGCCGGAGAAGCCGGTTTTGCCGTTGGTCGCCTTGAACCGCAAACCAATGGTGCGGTCAGACTGACCATTACATCGGCCAAGCCAACCGCCTTGTTCGGCTGGCTCGCGAGACTGGAAAGCCGCGGTGTAGCGGTCGAAGAACTTGCTGTTAATCCAGGACCGAATGAGACGGTGACCGCGACGATAATATTGCGATTGATAGAACCAAGCTAAGGGTCAGACCGTCTCGGAGGTTGCTTTTACTCCGCCAGGCACTGCGTCCTTGGCAAACATAACGCCACCATCATCCAGAGACATCGCCTCTGGGCTTGGTACGTCTGCGGTTTGTGGTGCATTCAGCTTCTTTTCTTGCACCCAATTGCCATCAGCATCGCGGACATATTTGGGCGCGCGCTGCACATTCCAGACCAGTCCCATTTTTTCCCATAACGAGATGATGTAGCCGTTCACGTCCACTTCCCACCACATCATGCCGGCATAGGCCGAACGTGGGTGCTGATGGTGGTTGTTGTGCCAGCCATCGCCGAACGTCATCCATGCCATGAACCAGTTATTGCGTGATCCATCTTTGGTTTTGAAACGCTGTGAGCCGAAGACATGGCCAACGCTGTTCACGCCCATCACAAAGTTCAGGAAGAAGAAATTACGGAAAAAACCGCCGATCAGGATAGTGCCGATAATATGTTCCGGTCCACCAAAGGCGAGCGCCCATAGTGCCGGAAGCACAACACTGGAAAAAATCGCGATCGACCAACGATGCTTGTGGCACCACAAGACCTGCGGGTCATCGATCAGACCTTTGCCGTAAACTTTCATGTCAGAAGTGGTGTTGTCGAACAGCCAGCCGAAATGGGCAATGCCGAGGCCCTTCCATTTCGACATTTTCTTGCCATGCCCGTCAATATAAGGGCTATGTAGATCGCCAACGCGATCGGAAAAGGCATGGTGGCGGCGGTGATCGGCCGCCCATTTCAGCACGGATGCCTGACAGGCCATTTGTGCCATAATGCCGATTGCAAGGCGCATTTTCGGACCCGCTTCGAAGGCGCGATGTGTGTAAAAGCGGTGATAGCCAATGCCTACGCCCATGTTGATCAGAACATAACCAAAAAGGAAAGCGGACCATTCTACCCAGCCAGTAGCGTGAGTCAGCGTCCAATAAAGCGCGCCTAGCGATCCGATAACCATTGATGACAACAATATGCCATATTCGATACGCTTGGCTCGTGCGGCAGGTCCGCCGATGATCACGCCATGCTGCGGATGGACCTGTTCTGGTTCGAATTCA
This DNA window, taken from Parasphingorhabdus litoris DSM 22379, encodes the following:
- a CDS encoding acyl-CoA desaturase — its product is MATAYHDIQPDEFEPEQVHPQHGVIIGGPAARAKRIEYGILLSSMVIGSLGALYWTLTHATGWVEWSAFLFGYVLINMGVGIGYHRFYTHRAFEAGPKMRLAIGIMAQMACQASVLKWAADHRRHHAFSDRVGDLHSPYIDGHGKKMSKWKGLGIAHFGWLFDNTTSDMKVYGKGLIDDPQVLWCHKHRWSIAIFSSVVLPALWALAFGGPEHIIGTILIGGFFRNFFFLNFVMGVNSVGHVFGSQRFKTKDGSRNNWFMAWMTFGDGWHNNHHQHPRSAYAGMMWWEVDVNGYIISLWEKMGLVWNVQRAPKYVRDADGNWVQEKKLNAPQTADVPSPEAMSLDDGGVMFAKDAVPGGVKATSETV
- the gspM gene encoding type II secretion system protein GspM, which encodes MMESIKNWFHALSSREKILIGVGAVLAALVIGYYAIILPFISAFASAEQRYQQATDGQARIEAKVEALTAPADGAVKPVAGPLDVFVSQNAGEAGFAVGRLEPQTNGAVRLTITSAKPTALFGWLARLESRGVAVEELAVNPGPNETVTATIILRLIEPS